The Prionailurus viverrinus isolate Anna chromosome B4, UM_Priviv_1.0, whole genome shotgun sequence genome has a window encoding:
- the LOC125171188 gene encoding keratin, type II cuticular Hb1-like, with the protein MEAAGGPARFDSRLDEARGPTSKLVNALAARSRRPGGPRYKAQRGPRAPATRRRRRHRRTMSCLSNGLAAPCGVRAFSCASACGPRPGRCCITAAPYRGVSCYRGLTGGFGSHSVCGGFRAGSCGRTFGYRSGGVCGPSPPCITSVSVNESLLTPLNLEIDPNAQCVKHEEKEQIKCLNSRFAAFIDKVRFLEQQNKLLETKWQFYQNRKCCESNLEPLFEGYIETLRREAECVEADSGRLASELNHVQEVLEGYKKKYEEEVALRATAENEFVALKKDVDCAYLRKSDLEANAEALTEEINFLRRLYEEEIRVLHAHISDTSVIVKMDNSRDLNMDCIVAEIKAQYDDIASRSRAEAESWYRSKCEEMKATVIRHGETLRRTKEEINELNRMIQRLTAEVENAKCQNTKLETAVTQSEQQGEAALSDARCKLAELEAALQKAKQDMACLVKEYQEVMNSKLGLDIEIATYRRLLEGEEQRLCEGVGAINVCVSSSRGGVVCGDLCVSGSRPVTGSACSAPCSGNLAVSTGMCAPCGQKCSGSSLVRFA; encoded by the exons ATGGAGGCGGCCGGCGGCCCGGCCCGCTTTGATTCCCGCCTCGACGAGGCGCGCGGGCCAACCTCCAAGCTCGTAAACGCGTTGGCCGCGCGCTCCCGCCGGCCCGGTGGGCCGCGATATAAGGCGCAGCGCGGGCCCCGGGCTCCAGccacccgccgccgccgccgccaccgccgcacCATGTCCTGCCTCTCCAACGGCCTCGCCGCCCCCTGCGGGGTCCGCGCCTTCAGCTGCGCCTCGGCCTGCGGGCCCCGGCCCGGCCGCTGCTGCATCACCGCCGCCCCCTACCGCGGCGTCTCCTGCTACCGCGGCCTCACCGGCGGCTTCGGAAGCCACAGCGTCTGCGGCGGCTTCCGCGCCGGCTCCTGCGGCCGCACCTTTGGCTACCGCTCAGGCGGCGTGTGCGGCCCCAGCCCGCCCTGCATCACCAGCGTGTCTGTCAACGAGAGCCTCCTCACGCCCCTCAACCTGGAGATCGACCCCAATGCTCAGTGCGTGAAGCACGAGGAGAAGGAGCAGATCAAGTGTCTCAACAGCAGGTTCGCAGCCTTCATCGACAAG GTGCGCTTCCTGGAGCAGCAGAACAAGCTTCTGGAGACCAAGTGGCAGTTCTACCAGAACCGCAAGTGCTGCGAGAGCAACCTGGAGCCCCTGTTCGAGGGCTACATCGAGACGCTGAGGCGGGAGGCCGAGTGCGTGGAGGCCGACAGCGGGAGGCTGGCCTCGGAGCTCAACCACGTGCAGGAGGTGCTGGAGGGCTACAAGAAGAA GTATGAAGAGGAGGTGGCACTAAGGGCCACCGCCGAGAATGAATTTGTGGCCCTGAAGAAG GACGTGGACTGTGCCTACCTCCGCAAGTCAGACCTAGAGGCCAACGCAGAGGCCCTGACTGAGGAGATCAACTTCCTGCGGCGCCTGTATGAGGAG GAGATCCGCGTCCTCCACGCCCACATCTCAGACACCTCGGTCATCGTCAAGATGGACAACAGCCGGGACCTGAACATGGACTGCATTGTGGCCGAGATCAAGGCTCAGTACGACGACATAGCCAGCCGCAGCCGGGCTGAGGCTGAGTCCTGGTACCGCAGCAAG TGCGAGGAGATGAAGGCCACAGTGATCCGGCACGGGGAGACCCTGCGCCGCACCAAGGAGGAGATCAATGAGCTGAACCGCATGATCCAGAGGCTGACCGCCGAGGTCGAGAATGCCAAGTGTCAG AACACCAAGCTGGAGACCGCGGTGACCCAGTCTGAGCAGCAGGGCGAGGCGGCCCTGAGCGATGCCCGCTGCAAGCTGGCCGAGCTGGAGGCCGCCCTGCAGAAGGCCAAGCAGGACATGGCCTGCCTGGTCAAGGAGTACCAGGAGGTGATGAACTCCAAGCTGGGCCTGGACATCGAGATCGCCACCTACAGGCGGCTGCTGGAGGGCGAGGAGCAGAG GTTGTGTGAAGGCGTTGGTGCTATAAATGTCT GCGTCAGCAGCTCCCGGGGCGGGGTTGTCTGCGGGGACCTCTGCGTGTCTGGCTCGCGGCCAGTGACCGGCAGCGCGTGCAGCGCCCCCTGCAGCGGGAACCTGGCGGTGAGCACCGGAATGTGCGCGCCCTGCGGCCAGAAGTGCAGCGGCAGCTCCTTGGTGCGGTTCGCGTAG
- the LOC125171193 gene encoding keratin, type II cytoskeletal cochleal-like isoform X4 codes for MCEEVQATVQKHTQGLRHSKEELNRLNQAIQRLTAEVNSAKSQPCELDRAREPRALQESASDSAQGKLAWLEAALQRAKQDMARQLREYQELMIVKLGLDFEIATYRKLLEDEESRLGLGFGAGSFREDGFSSDSRALLSPGQRAGLSLWPGQPAASPSGLRRPGHERPWRRLRALRLPRMLRGLWLQRCPQMLNLPAMPWRKRTLASAPRT; via the exons ATG TGCGAGGAGGTACAGGCGACCGTGCAGAAACACACGCAGGGCCTGCGACACAGCAAGGAGGAGCTGAACAGGCTTAACCAGGCCATCCAGCGGCTGACTGCGGAGGTGAACAGTGCTAAGAgtcag CCCTGTGAACTAGACAGAGCCAGGGAGCCACGAGCTCTGCAGGAGAGTGCCTCAGATAGTGCCCAGGGCAAGCTGGCCTGGCTGGAGGCCGCCCTGCAGCGAGCCAAGCAGGACATGGCCCGGCAGCTGCGGGAGTACCAGGAGCTCATGATCGTGAAGCTGGGCCTGGACTTCGAGATCGCCACCTACCGCAAGCTGCTGGAGGACGAGGAGAGCAG GCTTGGTCTGGGATTTGGGGCAGGAAGCTTCA GAGAAGACGGCTTCTCCTCTGACAGCCGCGCTTTGCTCAGCCCTGGGCAGCGGGCTGGGCTCAGCCTCTGGCCCGGCCAACCTGCTGCCTCCCCGAGCGGGCTCCGGCGCCCTGGACACGAGCGCCCCTGGCGGCGGCTGCGCGCTCTGCGGCTCCCCCGGATGCTTCGGGGGCTTTGGCTGCAGCGGTGCCCGCAGATGTTGAACCTTCCTGCCATGCCCTGGAGAAAAAGAACCCTAGCTTCTGCCCCAAGGACTTGA
- the LOC125171193 gene encoding keratin, type II cytoskeletal 7-like isoform X2 — MSHWVPTSSDSRCNELQLAQGRIRETVTPTWPTSQVVLSPGETVEIEDLEENKALCVSYRAQVVYGLCEEVQATVQKHTQGLRHSKEELNRLNQAIQRLTAEPCELDRAREPRALQESASDSAQGKLAWLEAALQRAKQDMARQLREYQELMIVKLGLDFEIATYRKLLEDEESRLGLGFGAGSFREDGFSSDSRALLSPGQRAGLSLWPGQPAASPSGLRRPGHERPWRRLRALRLPRMLRGLWLQRCPQMLNLPAMPWRKRTLASAPRT; from the exons ATGTCCCACTGGGTCCCTACTTCCTCAGACAGTAGATGTAATGAGCTTCAGCTTGCCCAAGGAAGGATAAGGGAGACAGTAACACCCACCTGGCCTACTTCACAGGTGGTCTTGAGCCCAGGTGAGACGGTGGAGATAGAAGACCTTGAAGAGAATAAGGCCCTGTGCGTCAGTTACCGAGCCCAGGTGGTTTATGGGCTG TGCGAGGAGGTACAGGCGACCGTGCAGAAACACACGCAGGGCCTGCGACACAGCAAGGAGGAGCTGAACAGGCTTAACCAGGCCATCCAGCGGCTGACTGCGGAG CCCTGTGAACTAGACAGAGCCAGGGAGCCACGAGCTCTGCAGGAGAGTGCCTCAGATAGTGCCCAGGGCAAGCTGGCCTGGCTGGAGGCCGCCCTGCAGCGAGCCAAGCAGGACATGGCCCGGCAGCTGCGGGAGTACCAGGAGCTCATGATCGTGAAGCTGGGCCTGGACTTCGAGATCGCCACCTACCGCAAGCTGCTGGAGGACGAGGAGAGCAG GCTTGGTCTGGGATTTGGGGCAGGAAGCTTCA GAGAAGACGGCTTCTCCTCTGACAGCCGCGCTTTGCTCAGCCCTGGGCAGCGGGCTGGGCTCAGCCTCTGGCCCGGCCAACCTGCTGCCTCCCCGAGCGGGCTCCGGCGCCCTGGACACGAGCGCCCCTGGCGGCGGCTGCGCGCTCTGCGGCTCCCCCGGATGCTTCGGGGGCTTTGGCTGCAGCGGTGCCCGCAGATGTTGAACCTTCCTGCCATGCCCTGGAGAAAAAGAACCCTAGCTTCTGCCCCAAGGACTTGA
- the LOC125171193 gene encoding keratin, type II cuticular Hb1-like isoform X3, whose product MSHWVPTSSDSRCNELQLAQGRIRETVTPTWPTSQVVLSPGETVEIEDLEENKALCVSYRAQVVYGLCEEVQATVQKHTQGLRHSKEELNRLNQAIQRLTAEVNSAKSQPCELDRAREPRALQESASDSAQGKLAWLEAALQRAKQDMARQLREYQELMIVKLGLDFEIATYRKLLEDEESRLGLGFGAGSFTLGSGLGSASGPANLLPPRAGSGALDTSAPGGGCALCGSPGCFGGFGCSGARRC is encoded by the exons ATGTCCCACTGGGTCCCTACTTCCTCAGACAGTAGATGTAATGAGCTTCAGCTTGCCCAAGGAAGGATAAGGGAGACAGTAACACCCACCTGGCCTACTTCACAGGTGGTCTTGAGCCCAGGTGAGACGGTGGAGATAGAAGACCTTGAAGAGAATAAGGCCCTGTGCGTCAGTTACCGAGCCCAGGTGGTTTATGGGCTG TGCGAGGAGGTACAGGCGACCGTGCAGAAACACACGCAGGGCCTGCGACACAGCAAGGAGGAGCTGAACAGGCTTAACCAGGCCATCCAGCGGCTGACTGCGGAGGTGAACAGTGCTAAGAgtcag CCCTGTGAACTAGACAGAGCCAGGGAGCCACGAGCTCTGCAGGAGAGTGCCTCAGATAGTGCCCAGGGCAAGCTGGCCTGGCTGGAGGCCGCCCTGCAGCGAGCCAAGCAGGACATGGCCCGGCAGCTGCGGGAGTACCAGGAGCTCATGATCGTGAAGCTGGGCCTGGACTTCGAGATCGCCACCTACCGCAAGCTGCTGGAGGACGAGGAGAGCAG GCTTGGTCTGGGATTTGGGGCAGGAAGCTTCA CCCTGGGCAGCGGGCTGGGCTCAGCCTCTGGCCCGGCCAACCTGCTGCCTCCCCGAGCGGGCTCCGGCGCCCTGGACACGAGCGCCCCTGGCGGCGGCTGCGCGCTCTGCGGCTCCCCCGGATGCTTCGGGGGCTTTGGCTGCAGCGGTGCCCGCAGATGTTGA
- the LOC125171193 gene encoding keratin, type II microfibrillar, component 5-like isoform X6, producing MSHWVPTSSDSRCNELQLAQGRIRETVTPTWPTSQVVLSPGETVEIEDLEENKALCVSYRAQVVYGLCEEVQATVQKHTQGLRHSKEELNRLNQAIQRLTAEVNSAKSQPCELDRAREPRALQESASDSAQGKLAWLEAALQRAKQDMARQLREYQELMIVKLGLDFEIATYRKLLEDEESRLGLGFGAGSFR from the exons ATGTCCCACTGGGTCCCTACTTCCTCAGACAGTAGATGTAATGAGCTTCAGCTTGCCCAAGGAAGGATAAGGGAGACAGTAACACCCACCTGGCCTACTTCACAGGTGGTCTTGAGCCCAGGTGAGACGGTGGAGATAGAAGACCTTGAAGAGAATAAGGCCCTGTGCGTCAGTTACCGAGCCCAGGTGGTTTATGGGCTG TGCGAGGAGGTACAGGCGACCGTGCAGAAACACACGCAGGGCCTGCGACACAGCAAGGAGGAGCTGAACAGGCTTAACCAGGCCATCCAGCGGCTGACTGCGGAGGTGAACAGTGCTAAGAgtcag CCCTGTGAACTAGACAGAGCCAGGGAGCCACGAGCTCTGCAGGAGAGTGCCTCAGATAGTGCCCAGGGCAAGCTGGCCTGGCTGGAGGCCGCCCTGCAGCGAGCCAAGCAGGACATGGCCCGGCAGCTGCGGGAGTACCAGGAGCTCATGATCGTGAAGCTGGGCCTGGACTTCGAGATCGCCACCTACCGCAAGCTGCTGGAGGACGAGGAGAGCAG GCTTGGTCTGGGATTTGGGGCAGGAAGCTTCA GGTGA
- the LOC125171193 gene encoding keratin, type II cytoskeletal 7-like isoform X5, translating into MSHWVPTSSDSRCNELQLAQGRIRETVTPTWPTSQVVLSPGETVEIEDLEENKALCVSYRAQVVYGLCEEVQATVQKHTQGLRHSKEELNRLNQAIQRLTAEVNSAKSQPCELDRAREPRALQESASDSAQGKLAWLEAALQRAKQDMARQLREYQELMIVKLGLDFEIATYRKLLEDEESRLGLGFGAGSFRLLLCNKSSSVD; encoded by the exons ATGTCCCACTGGGTCCCTACTTCCTCAGACAGTAGATGTAATGAGCTTCAGCTTGCCCAAGGAAGGATAAGGGAGACAGTAACACCCACCTGGCCTACTTCACAGGTGGTCTTGAGCCCAGGTGAGACGGTGGAGATAGAAGACCTTGAAGAGAATAAGGCCCTGTGCGTCAGTTACCGAGCCCAGGTGGTTTATGGGCTG TGCGAGGAGGTACAGGCGACCGTGCAGAAACACACGCAGGGCCTGCGACACAGCAAGGAGGAGCTGAACAGGCTTAACCAGGCCATCCAGCGGCTGACTGCGGAGGTGAACAGTGCTAAGAgtcag CCCTGTGAACTAGACAGAGCCAGGGAGCCACGAGCTCTGCAGGAGAGTGCCTCAGATAGTGCCCAGGGCAAGCTGGCCTGGCTGGAGGCCGCCCTGCAGCGAGCCAAGCAGGACATGGCCCGGCAGCTGCGGGAGTACCAGGAGCTCATGATCGTGAAGCTGGGCCTGGACTTCGAGATCGCCACCTACCGCAAGCTGCTGGAGGACGAGGAGAGCAG GCTTGGTCTGGGATTTGGGGCAGGAAGCTTCA GACTCCTCCTTTGCAATAAAAGTTCTTCAGTGGACTGA
- the LOC125171193 gene encoding keratin, type II cytoskeletal cochleal-like isoform X1, whose translation MSHWVPTSSDSRCNELQLAQGRIRETVTPTWPTSQVVLSPGETVEIEDLEENKALCVSYRAQVVYGLCEEVQATVQKHTQGLRHSKEELNRLNQAIQRLTAEVNSAKSQPCELDRAREPRALQESASDSAQGKLAWLEAALQRAKQDMARQLREYQELMIVKLGLDFEIATYRKLLEDEESRLGLGFGAGSFREDGFSSDSRALLSPGQRAGLSLWPGQPAASPSGLRRPGHERPWRRLRALRLPRMLRGLWLQRCPQMLNLPAMPWRKRTLASAPRT comes from the exons ATGTCCCACTGGGTCCCTACTTCCTCAGACAGTAGATGTAATGAGCTTCAGCTTGCCCAAGGAAGGATAAGGGAGACAGTAACACCCACCTGGCCTACTTCACAGGTGGTCTTGAGCCCAGGTGAGACGGTGGAGATAGAAGACCTTGAAGAGAATAAGGCCCTGTGCGTCAGTTACCGAGCCCAGGTGGTTTATGGGCTG TGCGAGGAGGTACAGGCGACCGTGCAGAAACACACGCAGGGCCTGCGACACAGCAAGGAGGAGCTGAACAGGCTTAACCAGGCCATCCAGCGGCTGACTGCGGAGGTGAACAGTGCTAAGAgtcag CCCTGTGAACTAGACAGAGCCAGGGAGCCACGAGCTCTGCAGGAGAGTGCCTCAGATAGTGCCCAGGGCAAGCTGGCCTGGCTGGAGGCCGCCCTGCAGCGAGCCAAGCAGGACATGGCCCGGCAGCTGCGGGAGTACCAGGAGCTCATGATCGTGAAGCTGGGCCTGGACTTCGAGATCGCCACCTACCGCAAGCTGCTGGAGGACGAGGAGAGCAG GCTTGGTCTGGGATTTGGGGCAGGAAGCTTCA GAGAAGACGGCTTCTCCTCTGACAGCCGCGCTTTGCTCAGCCCTGGGCAGCGGGCTGGGCTCAGCCTCTGGCCCGGCCAACCTGCTGCCTCCCCGAGCGGGCTCCGGCGCCCTGGACACGAGCGCCCCTGGCGGCGGCTGCGCGCTCTGCGGCTCCCCCGGATGCTTCGGGGGCTTTGGCTGCAGCGGTGCCCGCAGATGTTGAACCTTCCTGCCATGCCCTGGAGAAAAAGAACCCTAGCTTCTGCCCCAAGGACTTGA